The following coding sequences are from one Methanobrevibacter ruminantium window:
- a CDS encoding very short patch repair endonuclease — protein sequence MADKFSKETRSYIMSRIRGKDTKPEILVRKYLFARGLRFRKNDKRYPGRPDVVLPKYKTAVFVHGCFWHLHEGCKYAKMPKSNVEYWEEKLYRNRERDARNQAELKAMGWTVLTVWECELKKDKREETLEILYNRITSQDSEE from the coding sequence ATGGCTGACAAATTTAGTAAGGAGACTCGCAGTTACATCATGTCAAGGATTAGGGGAAAGGACACCAAGCCGGAAATTCTTGTTCGCAAGTACCTCTTCGCAAGAGGGCTTAGATTCAGAAAGAATGATAAAAGGTATCCTGGACGTCCTGATGTTGTGCTTCCAAAGTATAAGACTGCAGTCTTTGTTCATGGCTGTTTCTGGCATCTTCATGAGGGATGCAAGTATGCTAAAATGCCGAAATCCAATGTTGAATACTGGGAGGAGAAACTCTATAGAAATAGAGAACGTGATGCACGTAATCAGGCAGAGCTTAAAGCGATGGGATGGACTGTCCTTACGGTCTGGGAGTGCGAATTAAAAAAGGACAAGCGTGAAGAGACACTTGAAATATTATATAATAGAATAACATCCCAAGATAGTGAAGAATAG
- the nadE gene encoding NAD(+) synthase, protein MKLLFEKNLFLKLYRGDIITKDYEFDALDAKDQCVKWIQDFFEENGKGCNAVVGISGGKDSSVVAALCVEALGRDRVIGVLMPNDVQSDIDFAKLLVNHLGIKHYIINVKDAVNGVLDQMMKSDIEISEQTMINLPPRIRMSVLYAVSQSNNGRVANNCNLSEDWVGYATRYGDGAGDFSPLSNLTVTEVKEIGRSLNLPRELVDKVPTDGLSNQSDEEKLGFTYDVLDKYIRTGEISDKKTKDRIDYLHELNKFKLELMPSFKYE, encoded by the coding sequence TTGAAATTATTATTTGAAAAGAACCTATTTTTAAAACTATATAGAGGAGATATTATCACTAAAGATTACGAATTTGATGCATTGGACGCTAAAGATCAATGTGTTAAATGGATTCAAGATTTCTTTGAAGAAAACGGAAAAGGTTGCAATGCTGTTGTAGGGATCTCTGGAGGTAAGGATAGCTCTGTAGTTGCTGCATTATGTGTTGAAGCTTTAGGAAGAGACAGGGTAATAGGAGTCCTAATGCCTAATGATGTTCAATCAGACATTGATTTTGCTAAGCTTCTTGTAAATCATTTAGGCATAAAGCATTATATTATCAATGTTAAGGATGCTGTAAATGGAGTTTTAGATCAAATGATGAAATCTGATATCGAAATATCCGAACAGACCATGATAAACCTTCCACCCAGAATCCGTATGTCTGTTTTATATGCAGTAAGTCAAAGCAATAACGGTAGGGTTGCAAACAATTGCAATCTGTCTGAAGATTGGGTAGGTTATGCAACAAGATATGGTGATGGAGCTGGAGACTTTTCACCACTCTCAAACCTTACAGTAACTGAAGTTAAGGAAATAGGAAGAAGCCTTAATTTACCGAGGGAGTTAGTTGATAAGGTACCAACTGATGGACTCTCCAATCAATCTGATGAAGAGAAGCTCGGATTTACTTATGATGTATTGGATAAGTATATACGAACTGGTGAAATTAGTGATAAAAAGACAAAAGATAGGATTGATTACCTTCATGAATTGAATAAATTCAAGTTGGAATTGATGCCAAGTTTCAAATATGAATAA